From the genome of Nostoc punctiforme PCC 73102, one region includes:
- a CDS encoding Rpn family recombination-promoting nuclease/putative transposase has product MFDNTCKFIAEMYSPDFATWLLGEPITLTKLSPTELSLEPIRADALILLQSDEVVLHIEFQTKPDDDMPFRMADYRLRVYRRFPNKRMHQVVIYLAKTESEKVYQTTFTTESLRHEFSVIRLWEQPPEVFLTAPGLLPFAVLSATNDKVGTLELAAETIDKIPERRTQSNIAAACAILAGLVLEQEVIGRLFRKDIMQESVVYQSIKTEGSDEKARKIAINLLAEGISVDVIARSTGLSVEVVQQLHQGESKNQE; this is encoded by the coding sequence ATGTTTGATAACACCTGCAAATTTATCGCTGAGATGTATTCTCCTGATTTTGCTACTTGGCTATTAGGAGAACCGATTACTTTAACCAAATTAAGTCCTACAGAATTGTCTTTAGAACCGATTCGTGCTGATGCCTTAATATTGCTGCAATCAGATGAAGTTGTTCTTCATATTGAATTTCAAACTAAACCCGATGACGATATGCCTTTTAGAATGGCTGATTATCGTTTGAGGGTGTATCGCCGTTTTCCTAATAAACGAATGCACCAAGTGGTGATTTACTTAGCCAAAACTGAATCAGAGAAGGTGTATCAAACCACGTTCACTACTGAAAGTTTGCGACATGAATTTTCAGTGATTCGCTTATGGGAGCAACCGCCAGAGGTATTTTTGACAGCACCAGGATTACTGCCTTTTGCGGTTTTGAGTGCAACTAATGACAAGGTTGGTACATTAGAACTTGCAGCCGAAACTATTGACAAAATTCCTGAACGGCGGACACAAAGTAATATTGCTGCCGCTTGTGCAATTCTGGCTGGGTTAGTATTAGAACAAGAAGTCATTGGACGTTTATTCAGGAAAGACATTATGCAGGAGTCAGTGGTTTATCAATCAATCAAGACAGAAGGTAGTGATGAAAAAGCCCGTAAAATTGCTATCAACTTATTAGCTGAGGGTATCAGTGTTGATGTAATAGCTCGGTCTACTGGCTTATCAGTAGAAGTGGTACAACAATTACATCAGGGCGAATCTAAGAACCAAGAATAA